Sequence from the Flavobacterium sp. TR2 genome:
TTTCTTAACCGCAGCACCTTCTTCTTTAGCCGCAGCTAAACATTCTGAAGCTAAACGTTGCGCCATAGATTTTTCATTTCTTCTTCTTGAATAAAGTATTAACCACTTCATTGCCATAGAAATTTTTCTGTCTGGACGAATCTGCATTGGGATTTGGAATGTAGCTCCACCTACTCTACGACTACGTACTTCTACGTGAGGCATAACGTTTGTTAAAGCATCTTTCCAGATCTCTAATGAAGTTTTCTCATCATTTTGCTTTTTAGTTTCAATGATATCAATAGCATCATAAAATACTTTAAAAGCTGTAGATTTCTTACCATCCCACATTAAGTTGTTCACAAAACGCGTTACTAATTGGTCATTAAACCTTGGATCCGGTAAAAGTGGTCTTTTCTTTGCCGCTCTTTTTCTCATGTCTTTTTCTTAAAAGTTTTTAAATTACTTTTTTGCTTCTTTTGGGCGTTTAGCACCGTACTTAGATCTTCTTTGCGTTCTTCCTGCAACTCCTGACGTGTCAAGCGCTCCACGAACGATATGATATCTAACACCTGGTAAATCTTTTACCCTTCCACCTCGCACTAATACTATCGAGTGCTCTTGTAGATTGTGTCCTTCTCCTGGGATGTAAGCATTCACCTCATTACCATTTGTCAAACGTACACGCGCAACTTTACGCATTGCAGAGTTTGGTTTTTTTGGTGTAGTAGTGTAAACACGCGTACAAACCCCTCTTCTTTGAGGACAAGAATCTAAAGCAACCGATTTACTCTTCTTAGTGATCTGAGTTCTTCCTGTTCTTACTAATTGTTGAATTGTTGGCATAATTAATACTAAAAATTATTATGTTTATTAAATTCCCGCTTTTTACGGGGTTGCAAATGTATAAAATATTTTTCACTATACAAACGTTAAATCATTAATTTTCAATAAGATTATTTAGGCTTATGATTTTACGAACAAACAATAGATATTTGCAATATTTTAATAAATGAAACA
This genomic interval carries:
- the rpsG gene encoding 30S ribosomal protein S7 gives rise to the protein MRKRAAKKRPLLPDPRFNDQLVTRFVNNLMWDGKKSTAFKVFYDAIDIIETKKQNDEKTSLEIWKDALTNVMPHVEVRSRRVGGATFQIPMQIRPDRKISMAMKWLILYSRRRNEKSMAQRLASECLAAAKEEGAAVKKRMDTHKMAEANKAFSHFRF
- the rpsL gene encoding 30S ribosomal protein S12; the protein is MPTIQQLVRTGRTQITKKSKSVALDSCPQRRGVCTRVYTTTPKKPNSAMRKVARVRLTNGNEVNAYIPGEGHNLQEHSIVLVRGGRVKDLPGVRYHIVRGALDTSGVAGRTQRRSKYGAKRPKEAKK